The genomic segment GCTggcagcggcaacggcgccgagggcctgTTGACGCACACATCCCCCCCTTTGAAGCATGTTGTCCTGACGGAGCCGCAAGAGGTCAACATCAAGGACTGCGTTGCCCGCTTCCACAACCGCTTCCCTAACACAAGCTTCGCGTACCGCAACTGCCGCGGGGAAGACCCCTGGAGCCCTCCCGCAGGTCTGGACCATGTCGACTTCGTCATGGCCTGCGAGTCGCTCCACTGGACCACCCTGGAGCCGACCCTTGACAACATTGCCAACAGCCTGAGGGAGGACGGGACCTTTGCGGCGGTCCTTTACGGGCCCTTCcccgccatcaccaacagCGCACCCGCCAACGCGGCGTTCAAAGCCTTCCTCGCGGACCACGCGGCTCGGCTACTGAGGCAAGATTGGATGAATGAGAACTGGAAGCGCGCGGCCCGTCAGATGTTTCACGGCATGGAGTGCGTGGCCCTGCGCGACGAGGTGTGGAAGGACGTGAAGCGCATCGCGGTCAACTGTCGCAACGGGTGGTACGCAAAGGACTACGAGCCGCTCGAGGGGACCGCGGACCCGGTCGGCCACCTGGGCACGTGTGAGCGCATagccgtcgacgacagcAAGGACTGGcagatctcggcctcggtggaGTGGCTGAAGCAGTCTCTCGAGTCGATGCGCTTTGGCTTCTCGGAGGAATCGTGGGCGTCGTCACACTGGCAGGCCATCGAGCACGAGATGGGCGACGGCGCTTTGGAACTCGAGTGGCAAGTCCAAATGATTTTGGCCCGAAGACGGGGTCAGGATGGTTCCTAGGCGCAGTCCGCATGGTTCCTATGCGCAGTTGTGTCCAGCTActggggggggagggttcgCCCGTCCGTTTGGTGTTGAAGTGAGGAGGCATCCTCCGCAGGTTTCGTCAACACAGTTACACCTACCCACTTACTTGGTGCTCTCGGTAACCAAATCCAAATCCTATTCTGGGTGCTTGAGTCTCTGTCGAAACTGATGTTATACACATCTCACAAGTACATCTTGTGCCATAGGTGCAACACACAGTCAGTAGGGAAGGAAATTGGGCCGTCCGTCAGGAGTAATCCGCACCTTTCGGCCCTGTGAACTTGAGAAACCGTAACGTTAGAAACTGTTGGTTCAGCCTGAATGAATAATGTCCCACCTTCTCCGCAAAATGCAATGCTACAGTAGATTTGGTATCGGACATCAAAGTCTTCTCATTGGACATTCGACTCGCAAATTCTCGGGCTACAAGTTCAGAGGGTcgagggggtgggtggtcCTCTCCACGACGAGCCCAAGGTAGCTATGGTAAGGATGGATGCTCTATGTGCTCACTTAGTTGTCGAATGCTTGACTTGGCGGAGGAAATTCCGAAGCTTGTCTCCAAAGTCCACTTGAACGAGCGGTAACGTTCGCTCAAATAGGGTTTCCAACATGATCATGCCGCCACCACATGACACGAATCATGGTCCCTAGCGTCAAGCACCAGGCCACGAGAAGCTCGCAGGGCCTTCCAAAACGGGAAATGCCGCTTCTTCGGGAGAGCGGAGGGAGTCATTGCAGGCGAATATAAGTAGAATGCAGGACGTCACCAACTCATTGCTGCACTGAGAGGAAAGCTTGATTGGGCTTCCTGGGTAGAGATCATGCTTCTGCCGCCCCGGAAGAAATCGCGGTTC from the Colletotrichum destructivum chromosome 10, complete sequence genome contains:
- a CDS encoding Putative methyltransferase type 11, S-adenosyl-L-methionine-dependent methyltransferase superfamily, encoding MNAPITAPRPGVKHPATAAIAKEAKHYIAHRPPYPESMWELWTNYHKGPLTSAHDIGAGSGNGAEGLLTHTSPPLKHVVLTEPQEVNIKDCVARFHNRFPNTSFAYRNCRGEDPWSPPAGLDHVDFVMACESLHWTTLEPTLDNIANSLREDGTFAAVLYGPFPAITNSAPANAAFKAFLADHAARLLRQDWMNENWKRAARQMFHGMECVALRDEVWKDVKRIAVNCRNGWYAKDYEPLEGTADPVGHLGTCERIAVDDSKDWQISASVEWLKQSLESMRFGFSEESWASSHWQAIEHEMGDGALELEWQVQMILARRRGQDGS